One Rhizophagus irregularis chromosome 5, complete sequence DNA window includes the following coding sequences:
- a CDS encoding uncharacterized protein (SECRETED:cutsite_SRA-IQ; SECRETED:prob_0.6017); SECRETED:SignalP(1-22), giving the protein MWQRFLGASSVVAVVATNSSRAIQPQDNHNINNVKKVNCYDNHYNNRSHYHFAFSRYGQSQHTNNTKSKKTKYGKRFVKNYL; this is encoded by the exons ATGTGGCAAAGATTTTTGGGAGCTTCTTCAGTTGTCGCAGTTGTCGCAACAAATTCTTCAAGAGCCATTCAACCACAggataatcataatattaataatgttaaaaa agTAAATTGTTatgataatcattataataatcgtTCTCATTATCATTTTGCGTTCTCAAGATATGGTCAATCTCAACATACAAACAAtactaaatcaaaaaaaacaaaatatggCAAACGATTTGTAAAAAActacttataa